Part of the Paracoccus sp. MC1862 genome, GATCCTGGGACTGGCGGCCATGATCCTGCTGGTCGGGGGCTTCGGCGGCTGGTCCGTGGCCTCGCGCATCGCCGGCGCCGTGGTCGCGCCCGGCCAGGTCGAGGTGGAACAGCACCGCCAGGTCGTCCAGCACCTCGAAGGCGGCGTGGTCGAGGCGATCCCCGTGCGCGAGGGTCAGACCGTCGAAGCGGGCGAGGTGCTGATCCGTCTTGACGGCACCCTGCTGCGAACGGAACTGGCCATCGTCGAGGGCCAGTATTTCGAGATTCTCGCCCGCCGCGGCCGGCTGGAGGCCGAGCGCGCCGACAACCCCGAGATCACCTTCCCCGAGGAACTGGTGCAGATTTCCGCCACCCGGCCCGATGTCGCGGCGATGATGCAGGGGCAGACCCAGCTTTTCCAAAGCCGGCTGGACACGCTCAGGCAATCCACCGATCAGCTTGACCAGCAGGCCCAGCAGGTCCGCAACCAGATCGAGGGCATCGACGCGCAGATCGCCGCACTGCGCATCCAGCGCGACCTGATCCAGGAAGAACTGACCGACCAGCAGAGCCTTTTCGATCGGGGTCTGGCGCAGGCAACGCGCGTGCTGTCGCTGGAACGCGAGGCCGCACGGCTGGACGGGCAACTGGGCGAGACGCAGGCGATGCGTGCCCAGGGCGAGACGCGCCTGACCGAGATCGGCATCACCCGGCTGAAAGAGGCCGCCGAGCGCCGCGAGACCGCCGAAACCGAGCTGCGCGACATGGGCTACCGCGAACTGGAACTGGCCGAACGCAGGCGCTCGCTGGCCGAGCAGATCGCGCGGCTGGACATCCGGGCGCCGGTGTCGGGCATCGTCCACCAGTTGCAGGTGACGACCCCGCGCGCAGTGATCCGGCCCGCCGACCCGGTGCTTTACCTGATCCCGCAGGATCGCCCGCTGGTGATCGCGGCCCGCATCCCCCCCATCAACATCGACGAGGTGTCCGTGGGGCAGGACGTGGTGCTGCGCTTCTCGGCCTTCTCCAGCCGCACGACGCCCGAGATTCACGGCACGCTGAACCGCGTCTCGGCCGATGCCGTGACCGATCAGGCGACGCAGATGCAGTATTACCGCGCCGAGGTGACGATCCCGCCCGCCGAAAGCGACAAGCTGGGCGATCTGTCCCTGATCCCAGGGATGCCGGTCGAGGTCTATATCCAGACCGGCGAGCGCAGCCCGCTCGCCTACCTGATGAAGCCGCTGAGCGACTATTTCACCCGCGCCTTCCGCGAGGAATAGCACAGGCCAGCAACCGGGGCGCACAACGCTTCCCATTGCCGGGCGAACCGCCGGGGCCTATGGCTGCAAGCTGACGTTCACCGCGGGACAGGCTCATGCGGATCATCATCTGCGGTGCTGGACAGGTCGGCTGGCAGATCGCGCGGCAGCTTTCGGGCGAGCGACACGACGTCGTGCTGATCGACCGCGACGAGCGGCTGATCCAGCAGGTCAACGACGCGCTGGACGTGCGGGGCATTGCCGGCCACGCCAGCCACCCCGACGTGCTGGACAGCGCCGGGGCCGCCGACTGCGACCTGCTGATCGCCGCCACCGCCAGCGACGAGGTCAACATCGTGTCGTGCGAGATCGCGGCGGCGCTGTTTTCCGTCCCCCGCCGAATCGCCCGGCTGCGGGCGCCGGCCTACATGCGGCCTGAATATGCCGATCTCTACCAGGCGCAGAACCTGTCCATCGACGTGGTCATCAGCCCCGAACAGGAGGTCGCCGCCGCGGCGCTCTCGCGGCTGGACGCGCCGACGACATTCGACACGGAAACCTTCATGGACGGGCGCGTGAGGCTGCTCGCCATGGCGCTGACGGACAACTGCCCGATCCTGAACACGCCGCTCAGGCATCTGGACCAGACCTTCTGGGGCTTGCGCGCCGTCGTGGTCGGGCTGCGGCGCGGCGGCCGGTTCTTCGCGCCCGAGCCGTATGACCAGTTGCACGCGGGCGACCGCGCCTATGTGGTCACGCCCGAGGAGGACGTGGCCCGCACCCTCGACATCTTCGGCCTGCCCGCGCGCCCGATCCGCCGGGTCGTCCTGATCGGCGCGGGCAACATCGGCCGCGCCGTGGCCCATGTTCTGGACAACAGCCCCGAGGTCACGCTGCGGCTGATCGAGGCCGACCGCGAGCGAGCCGAGGTCGCGGCCGAGCGGCTGCGCCGCGCGGTCGTGCTGCACGGCGACGGCATGTCGATCGACCTGATGGCCGAGGCGGGGGTGCCAAAGGCCGACGCGGTGCTGACGCTGACCGCCAACGACCATGTCAACATCCTTGCCGCCGTTCGGGCGCGGCAAGCGGGCGCTGGCATGGTGGTGGCTCTGATCAACGACCCCTCGCTGCTGCCCCTGGCCTCATCCCTCGGGATCGACGCCCAGATCAGCCCGCGTGCCGTCACCGTGTCGAGCATCCTGCGTCACATCCGCCGCGGTCGAGTCCGCGACGTCTATGCCTTGGGCGATGCCGAGGCCGAACTGATCGAGGCGCAGGTGCTGCCCGGCTCTCCGCTCGCCGGACAGGCGGTGCGCGACCTCGAACTGCCGAAAGGGGCGCTGATCGCCGCCATCGAGAAGCCCGGCGCGCTGCTGAAGCCGCGGCCCGACACCCGGCTGGACCCCGGCGACCTGGTGCTGATCTTTGCGCTGTCGGGCGACATCGAGGAGGTCGAGCGTCTGCTGCAGGTCTCGGCCGACTGGTTCTGATGGGCTGGCTAGCCCGCCTGCCCGTGCTGGTCATCGCCGGGCTGGCCGTTGGGCTGGCGATGCTGATTCCCGCCGCCCATGCCGAGGCCATCGGCGACCGCCGCATCGCCGCCATCTTCGCAGGCTCGGCCGCGGGCGCGCTGGTGCTGGGCGCGATGCTGGCGCTGGCGACGGCCGCCACGCCCGCCTCCGCGCCCTCGCGCGGGGTGCTGGGCACGCTTCTCGGCGTCTATGCCGGGCTGCCGCTGGTCTGCGCCTTCCCCTTTGCCCTGGTCATGCCCGACACCGGCCTGTTCAACGCCTGGTGGGAGATGCTGTCCTGCCTGACCACCACCGGCGCCACGCTTTATGCGGCCGACCTGGTAGCCCCGACGCTGCACCTGTGGCGCGGCCTCGTGGGCTGGCTGGGCGGGCTGTTCATCCTTGTCGCCGCGATCGCCCTTATGGCGCCGGTGCGCGTGGGCGGGTTCGAGATCATGGACCGCGCCACCGGCGCGGATGAACGGTTCGAGCGGCTGGGCGGCGGCTCCGGGCTGCCCCCGGACCGGGACCATGCCGCCCATCTCGGCGACCCGGCCTTGCGGCTGATCCGCTGGGGCCTTGCCATTGCGCCGCTTTACGCGGGTGCGACCGGGGCGCTGTGGCTGGGGCTGATGATGACCGGGGACCATGCGCTGAACGCGCTGATCCGCGCCATGGGGACCCTGTCCACCAGCGGCGTCGGCCTTGACGCGCGGCCCGTCGGCGCCAGCGGCGGCATGGCGGCCGAGGCGCTGGTCGCCGCCTTCATGCTGACCGCCCTGACCCGCCGCGCCTGGCCGGGCGGGGGCGAGTTGCAGGTCACCCGCCGCTTGCGCCACGATCCCGAGTTGCGCGTCGCCGCAGGACTGGTGGCGCTGGTGATGCTGACGCTGGTGCTGCGCCCTTTCATCGGCGCCTTCCTGGAAGACGTCCAGCCGGTGACCACGCCCGAGCCGGCGGCCCCGAACCTTGCCGGCGGGTTGGCCCGCGCGGCCGGGGCCGCCTGGGGCAGCCTGTTCACGGCGCTGTCGTTCCTGACCACGACCGGCTGGACCTCGATGCACTGGGAAGGGGCGCGGGCCTGGGCGGGGCTGTCGGCGCCGGGGCTGATGCTGGCGGGTCTGGCCATCATGGGGGGCGGCGTCGCCACCACCGCAGGGGGCGTCAAGCTGCTGCGGGTCTTTGCGCTGGCGCTGCATGCAAGGCGCGAACTGGACAAGATCGTCCACCCCGCCTCGGTCGCGGGCGGCAGTCCCGTGATCCGGCGGCTGAGGGGTCCGGGAGCCTACCTGTCCTTCATCTTTTTCATGGTTTTCGCACTGTCCGTCGTGCTGACCATCGCGCTGGTGTCATTGCGGCCCGTTGCCTTCGAGACGGCGACGATCCTCAGCGTCGCCGCCCTGACCAATACCGGCCATCTGGCCGAGGCGATCCCGCTGACCCCCGTTTTCGACGGCAGCGCCGGGATCGCGGGGGCGCCCTGGCAGGGCTGGGCCGGGCTTGCCCCCTTCACCAAGGCCGTGCTTGCGGCAGCCATGGTGGCCGGGCGGCTCGAGATGCTGGCGATTCTCGCCCTGCTGACTCCCGGCGCCTGGCAGCGCTGACAGGAGAAGATGCCCCAAGGGTTGCGGAAGAACATCGCCCCTTGCCTGCCCGGCTGGCCTTGAACCGGACTTGGGGCTGAAGCTCGGCTCCGGCGGCACTCCTTATCTGGATCGGTGACGTGACCGGCCAGGTGGAAGGCGGCGGTATCGCGGCCTATTCTCGCCGGTCCGCCCGACGATGGCGCAGCGTGGCGAAAGGGAAACACCTGTGGCGCATTTCCCTGCCCGCCTTGTCACATTGCAAAGGATGACCTTAATGTGAACACAATGCCGCAATAACAAGAAAAGGTGTCCCGCATGGCCGGCGACAAGCAGAACCTTCAAGACGCCTTCCTGAACCATGTCCGAAAGGCCAAGGTGCCGGTCACGATCTTCCTGATCAACGGCGTCAAGCTGCAGGGCGTCATTACCTGGTTCGACAATTTCTGCGTCCTGCTGCGCCGCGACGGCCAGTCGCAGCTGGTCTACAAGCACGCGATCTCGACCATCATGCCGGGCCAGCCCATCAGCCTGTACGAAGGCGAGGACTGAGTGGCCGAGCCACAGGCGACCGAAACGCGGCCCACGCCCGCCTTCGTCATACACCCCGACCTCGGCTCGCGCCGCGACCAGCGCCGCACGCCCGAGCTTGCGCTTGAGGAAGCGGTGGCGCTGGCCCGCGCGCTGCCGGCGATCGAGGTCGTCGGCAGCGGTGTAACCAAGCTGCGCAACCCTTCGCCGGGGATGCTGTTCTCATCCGGCAAGCTCGAGGAACTGGGCGAGGCGATCCATGCGGCCGAGACCGAGCTGGTCCTGATCGACGGCCCCGTGACCCCGGTCCAGCAGCGGAACCTGGAAAAGCATTGGGACGTGAAGATCCTGGACCGCACCGGACTGATCCTTGAGATCTTCGCCGACCGCGCGCGGACGCGGGAAGGCGTGCTGCAGGTGGAACTCGCGGCGCTGTCCTATCAGCGCACGCGGCTGGTGCGCGCCTGGACCCACCTTGAACGCCAGCGCGGCGGC contains:
- a CDS encoding HlyD family type I secretion periplasmic adaptor subunit, with the translated sequence MTRKPAKAAGPARIGVAPVGTIEDAGPRRAARPSAPPPPAPAPPRPEGNNWSARGALILGLAAMILLVGGFGGWSVASRIAGAVVAPGQVEVEQHRQVVQHLEGGVVEAIPVREGQTVEAGEVLIRLDGTLLRTELAIVEGQYFEILARRGRLEAERADNPEITFPEELVQISATRPDVAAMMQGQTQLFQSRLDTLRQSTDQLDQQAQQVRNQIEGIDAQIAALRIQRDLIQEELTDQQSLFDRGLAQATRVLSLEREAARLDGQLGETQAMRAQGETRLTEIGITRLKEAAERRETAETELRDMGYRELELAERRRSLAEQIARLDIRAPVSGIVHQLQVTTPRAVIRPADPVLYLIPQDRPLVIAARIPPINIDEVSVGQDVVLRFSAFSSRTTPEIHGTLNRVSADAVTDQATQMQYYRAEVTIPPAESDKLGDLSLIPGMPVEVYIQTGERSPLAYLMKPLSDYFTRAFREE
- the trkA gene encoding Trk system potassium transporter TrkA, with protein sequence MRIIICGAGQVGWQIARQLSGERHDVVLIDRDERLIQQVNDALDVRGIAGHASHPDVLDSAGAADCDLLIAATASDEVNIVSCEIAAALFSVPRRIARLRAPAYMRPEYADLYQAQNLSIDVVISPEQEVAAAALSRLDAPTTFDTETFMDGRVRLLAMALTDNCPILNTPLRHLDQTFWGLRAVVVGLRRGGRFFAPEPYDQLHAGDRAYVVTPEEDVARTLDIFGLPARPIRRVVLIGAGNIGRAVAHVLDNSPEVTLRLIEADRERAEVAAERLRRAVVLHGDGMSIDLMAEAGVPKADAVLTLTANDHVNILAAVRARQAGAGMVVALINDPSLLPLASSLGIDAQISPRAVTVSSILRHIRRGRVRDVYALGDAEAELIEAQVLPGSPLAGQAVRDLELPKGALIAAIEKPGALLKPRPDTRLDPGDLVLIFALSGDIEEVERLLQVSADWF
- a CDS encoding potassium transporter TrkG → MGWLARLPVLVIAGLAVGLAMLIPAAHAEAIGDRRIAAIFAGSAAGALVLGAMLALATAATPASAPSRGVLGTLLGVYAGLPLVCAFPFALVMPDTGLFNAWWEMLSCLTTTGATLYAADLVAPTLHLWRGLVGWLGGLFILVAAIALMAPVRVGGFEIMDRATGADERFERLGGGSGLPPDRDHAAHLGDPALRLIRWGLAIAPLYAGATGALWLGLMMTGDHALNALIRAMGTLSTSGVGLDARPVGASGGMAAEALVAAFMLTALTRRAWPGGGELQVTRRLRHDPELRVAAGLVALVMLTLVLRPFIGAFLEDVQPVTTPEPAAPNLAGGLARAAGAAWGSLFTALSFLTTTGWTSMHWEGARAWAGLSAPGLMLAGLAIMGGGVATTAGGVKLLRVFALALHARRELDKIVHPASVAGGSPVIRRLRGPGAYLSFIFFMVFALSVVLTIALVSLRPVAFETATILSVAALTNTGHLAEAIPLTPVFDGSAGIAGAPWQGWAGLAPFTKAVLAAAMVAGRLEMLAILALLTPGAWQR
- the hfq gene encoding RNA chaperone Hfq, with the translated sequence MAGDKQNLQDAFLNHVRKAKVPVTIFLINGVKLQGVITWFDNFCVLLRRDGQSQLVYKHAISTIMPGQPISLYEGED